One part of the Ziziphus jujuba cultivar Dongzao chromosome 2, ASM3175591v1 genome encodes these proteins:
- the LOC107418786 gene encoding LOB domain-containing protein 40 produces MRLSCNGCRVLRKGCSESCPIRPCLQWIKSSESQSNATLFLAKFYGRAGLLNLINASPPHLRPATFKSLLYDACGRIVNPVHGSTGLVWSGNWNLCQAAVEAVLNGSQIAPVPSELAVSSMSMPFKACDIRHVSRDENSAAYDRLHKVQSRNRFKRSAGKKKPKVELKSETEVAMESAVDNVGGDGSSCARLSWSGSASRDSGLTQPPSPGGDSGDADNDSRSVETVETSLAKPKPKADGEAGCGDLELELTLGFGPWSQV; encoded by the exons ATGCGGCTCAGCTGTAATGGATGCCGAGTCCTCCGCAAAGGCTGCAGCGAAAGCTGTCCAATCCGACCATGTCTTCAGTGGATCAAATCCTCTGAATCCCAATCCAATGCCACTCTCTTCCTCGCTAAGTTCTATGGCCGTGCCGGTCTTCTTAACCTTATTAATGCCAGTCCTCCACATCTACGACCAG cgACTTTTAAATCTTTGCTTTACGATGCTTGCGGTCGGATTGTGAACCCGGTTCACGGTTCGACCGGGTTGGTCTGGTCCGGCAACTGGAATCTCTGCCAAGCCGCCGTCGAAGCCGTTCTTAATGGCTCGCAGATCGCGCCGGTTCCTAGCGAGCTAGCCGTTAGTAGCATGAGCATGCCATTCAAAGCCTGCGATATTCGCCACGTGTCAAGGGATGAGAACTCGGCTGCTTACGATCGGCTTCACAAGGTTCAGTCGCGGAACCGGTTCAAACGCTCGGCTGGAAAGAAGAAGCCGAAGGTGGAGTTGAAGTCGGAAACAGAGGTCGCGATGGAGTCGGCTGTGGACAACGTCGGCGGCGATGGCTCCTCATGCGCTCGGCTCTCGTGGTCTGGGTCGGCGAGTCGTGACTCGGGGTTGACTCAGCCGCCGAGTCCCGGAGGTGATAGCGGAGACGCTGATAATGATAGCCGGTCTGTAGAAACGGTGGAGACTTCGCTGGCGAAGCCGAAGCCGAAGGCGGATGGTGAAGCCGGTTGTGGCGACTTGGAGTTGGAGTTGACATTGGGGTTTGGACCGTGGAGTCAAGTATAA
- the LOC107418808 gene encoding NADH dehydrogenase [ubiquinone] 1 beta subcomplex subunit 10-B: protein MGRKKGVEFDESPPDDYDPENPYKDPVAWLEMREHIVREKWIEIEKAKIIREKLKWCYRIEGVNHFQKCRHLVQQYIDSTRGIGWGKDARPPSLHGPKVEKVEAE from the exons atGGGGAGGAAGAAGGGAGTGGAGTTCGATGAATCGCCGCCGGACGATTACGATCCGGAGAATCCGTACAAGGACCCGGTGGCATGGCTGGAGATGAGAGAGCACATTGTGAGGGAGAAGTGGATCGAGATCGAGAAGGCCAAGATCATCAGGGAGAAGCTCAAATGGTGTTATCGCATCGAAGGCGTCAATCACTTCCAGAAATGCCGCCACCTCGTCCAACAGTACATCGATTCCACTCGCGGCATCGGCTGGGGCAAGGACGCTCGCCCTCCTTCCCTCcacg GTCCCAAGGTTGAGAAAGTTGAGGCTGAATGA